AAAACGTGAAGTCCCTTGGCGCCCCCGTCTACCGATTTACCGGCGGTTACATCAAACCACTTTACCGGCTGCCGGTATTTTCCCGCAAGAATGAGTTCCAGGCGGGATATCCGTTCAACCTGGCCGACGATTCGGCGTCGGTGAATTATGGCGACGCCGGTTGTCCGGTCGTCGAGCGCCTGCATAACGAGGAAATGATTGTTCTCAGTTGCAACTACCCACCAATGACGGCGGCGGATATGGACCGGATCGTCGGTTTGTACGAAAAAGCCGCGTTGATGAAATAAGGCCCACGGACGATGAGCGATTCTCACGACCAGGTTGCCGACGATGAGGGCCTGCTTGATGCGATGCTGTCGGACTTGGCCGGCGTAGCGCAGTTATACCAGCCGACGAATTATTGGGATTACTACGCCGGGATTCTTGTGCCGGAACTCAGATCGCAAGGACTGCGTGATTTTCGCAACCGGCGCGGCTCCAAACTGGTGTCTTTTGGAGCGTCCGAGCCACGTGAACGCTTCCGCGACGTCAGTCTCGAGGGGATTCGTTTTCTCAACAACAAATTTTCCAAACGGCTACCGTTTTGGAGTAACCTTTTAAAATCCGCAAATGGGATTCTCAATAAAACCCTGGATAATTTGCCCGCAAACACGATTTGCCGGACGTCCATTGACGATATCTACGCCATGGCCTTTGAGCAGGCCCATGCCGTCGGCATGCGACGGGGATCAAAACCTCTTTCGGATATCGAATCTTCACGGTTAGGTCATCCCGGTGCCGGGTTCGAAGTGGATGGAAAGTTCTATACACCAAACTTCCTGCGGTATTATTTACGCTATACTTATTGTTCCCAGCACATGGATTTTTCCGGCAGAAAGGTCATTTCGGAACTTGCTTCCGGCTATGGCGGACAGGCGGAGGTCTTGAAAAAACTCCATAAGGATTTGACCATCCTGCTATTCGATTTGCCGCCGCAACTTTACGTTTGCGAGATGTATTTGAAATCTGTCTTTCCTGATGATGTGGTGTCCTTCCGCCGGACCCGGGAAATGACTTCTCTGGAAAATCTGAAAAAGGGGAAAATATACATTTTCGGCAATTGGCAGTTTCCGCTGCTGGCCGACATTCCCGTGGACTTGTTTACAAGCGCCATCAGCCTGGACGAAATTGATCGCCCCGAGGCCCTGAACTATCTCCGGATCGCATCGACGCGGGCGGAAAACGTCTACCTTGCCCAAAATATCGGCAACGTCACCCTTGCCGCCGCACCGGGAAAACCGGGGGTTTTGGAAAGAGTAGTTTGGCAAGACTACGAGAATTCATTGATGGAGAACTTTGACATACTGGCGAAATCGCCCTTGCTCAATCCTGGCAAGCCGGTCTCGTCCTATGATCCCCTGAACCCTCATCTGGAAGCATTCTGGCGGCGTAAGACAGAACATCAGGTATTCTGACAAATGCCCCGTAAAAGAAAAATTCTTCTTTTCAGTAGCGAGCCCGGGGGCGCCGAAGTGCTAATTCCGGTGTACCGGTCACTGGAATCTTCCGGTCACTACGATGTCACCGTATTGGCTCGCGCCTACGCCAATGACAGATTTGCACGAGCTGGCGTCCCCCATTTCGATAGCGGACAAATTGTCAGGGGACAGGTCGGCGTGCTGGGTGAATACGAACCTGAATACGCCATCACGTCGGCCACGAGTATTCCTGAAAAAGATTCTTCGGAGACTGATTTCTGGGCGAATTGCCGCGCCTATAACGTTCCCACGCTGGCTTTTCTCGACCAGTGGCAGAATTACTTGCTTCGTTTTTACGGCAAGGGGCCAACAGACCCGTCACAGCTTCCCGATCATATCAACTGCATCAACCGCATCGGCGAAGAAGAAATGCTGGCGGAGGGGTTTCCCGCCGAACGACTGGTGTTGTTTGGGCAGCCATACCTGACATCCGTCATCGAGCAGGCGAAAACACTCAGGCCCGCAGACATAAAACAAAAACTGGGCCTGGACAAAGCGCTCAGGACGTCTCTATTCGTTTCCGAGTCCCTTTCGGAATATTACGGAAAATCCCTGGGCTTCGATCAATTCGATGCCGCTGAAACGTTCCTGCGAATCGTTTCGCGATCCAACGTGGACGGGATCGCCCTGGTCAAGTTACACCCCAAGGACAATCTTAAAAAATTCCGCTATCTGGAAAAAAAATTTCCAGCCCTCCGTATAAAATTTCTGCAACAGGAAGTGACCGCCGTCGAAAGCATCGTCATGTCCGACGAAATCTACGGCATGACATCGATCATGCTGCTCGAGGCCTTCCTTCTGGGTCGCCCCGTCGTCTCGCTGCAACCAAATTTGAAAGTTGAAAACAGGCTTGTCCTGTCCCGTTACGGATATATCCGCACGGTCCTTCGTGAAGGCGATGACGCAACGCCGTTTGCGGTTGACAAAGAGCGCCGCAGGGAATTCAAATTTCACTATGATGCAGAAAAACTATTGGGTTTTCTCGACCACCAACTTGCCGATCAGACCATGTAACCGGCGTCGCCGCGGACCCTGTCAAGGCGACTCTTCCACCATTCGATGGTTTTGCTCAGGCCTTCTTCCAGGCTGACGCTCGATATCCAGTCACTGGCCGCCGTAAAGCGCGAGGCGTCCGCCATCAAGGCCATGACCTCGCTCTTCGCTGGTCTCTTTCGATGTTCCTCCTGGATGACCGGCTTATCGCAGCCAGTAATATGCCCCACCATCGTAACCATATCGGCGATGCTGACCATCCGACCGGAGCCCGCATTAAAAGCCTGACCCGTATGGCCGCCATCCAATTGCGCGGCGGCGAGAAAGGCGGAAACAGTGTCATCGACAAAATTAAAATCGCGCGTCGGCGTCAGTTCGCCGACACGAATTGCGCCACAGGACGGGTCGAGCGCCTGGCGGATGACGGTGCTGATCACCGCCCGCTCCGACTGGCGCGGGCCATAGGTATTAAACGGTCGCAAGGTCACCACGGGCAGATCGAACGACCGCGCAAACGAATCGACCATCATGTCGGCGGCGATCTTGCTGGCCGAATAGGGTGATTGCCCTTGCAAGGGATGGTCTTCGTTAATTGGCGTGAACTGCGCCGTACCATAGACTTCGCTGGTTGAGGTATTAACCACACGCGTGACGCCGGCACGCAAAGCCCCCTGCAGAATGTTGACCGTCCCCTGGACATTTGTCTGCACGTAGCTTGAGGGCGCATCGTAGGAATAGGGAATGGCAATCAGGGCCGCCAGATGCATCACCACATCTTGACCTTTACACAGTCCCGCCATTTGGTGCGGATCGCGGATATCGCCACGCACCACGGTCATAGATTCGCGTACGGCGACCGAACTGTCGTCGAGCCAGCCATTAGCGTCGAATGAGTTATACAAGGCCAGGGCCGTTACCTCGGCGCCGAGCCCAACCAGCCGCTCCGCCAAATGAGAGCCGATAAAACCATCGGCTCCGGTAACAAACACGCGGCGATTTTTCCAAAACATTTAAGATATCCTCCGATGCGCCTATGCGCGTTTTTTCACGTTTCCGCGCCGTGTGTCAATACAATGGCCGATTGCCTTGGCAACAGACTAGGAAAGGGATACTGTTCCCCGATTCAAACGGGTGCTCCGACCCCACCAAAGATAATATAGGCCTATGATCTCGACAACGGAACGAATTGCCCATTTGGCCGAGGGCCGCATTCTCGGCGTGAGCGCTTTTTTAACCCTTCCCCTCGCTATTCTTGCACCAAAGGGAGTGGCGTTGTTATTCGGGCTGACGGCTGTGTCCTCTTTCATTGTTGGACTGGCGCACAGACAAAAAAACCGGGGTCCGGTGGGACCGTCGCTGGCCCTTGCCGCCGCTTTCATCTTATTATCGCTCTCTAGCGCGATGTGGTCGATGACCCCAGAATCCAGCTTTAAGAAGGCCCTTGTGCTCGGCCTTGTCTTGTTTGGCGGCCTTGTTCTGACTTTTTCCGCCCGTCGGCTGAAAGGTGAAGCGAGGCGTGTATTTGAGATCGGCCTCATCGCCGGCGGGGTATTGGGATTTGGCGTCATCGCCATCGAAGTCGCCTTCAGCAGTCCCATTCTGGCCCTGCCGGGGACAATCATGGGGCGCCCGACAGAACAGAACATCGTCCTTCTTCGCGGTATCAACCAGGGTGCAGCGGTGGCGTCGGTGTTCATCTTGCCGTGGACAATCGCGCTCTGGCGGCACAAGGGAGTCTTGTGGGCCAGTGCAGGTTTTACGGTCTGCGTAACCGTACTGGCTTTTTGTCAGGCCGATTCCCACAAAGCTGCCCTCGTTATCGGAATGGCAGCCGCCCTCA
Above is a genomic segment from Rhodospirillaceae bacterium containing:
- a CDS encoding putative sugar O-methyltransferase — encoded protein: MSDSHDQVADDEGLLDAMLSDLAGVAQLYQPTNYWDYYAGILVPELRSQGLRDFRNRRGSKLVSFGASEPRERFRDVSLEGIRFLNNKFSKRLPFWSNLLKSANGILNKTLDNLPANTICRTSIDDIYAMAFEQAHAVGMRRGSKPLSDIESSRLGHPGAGFEVDGKFYTPNFLRYYLRYTYCSQHMDFSGRKVISELASGYGGQAEVLKKLHKDLTILLFDLPPQLYVCEMYLKSVFPDDVVSFRRTREMTSLENLKKGKIYIFGNWQFPLLADIPVDLFTSAISLDEIDRPEALNYLRIASTRAENVYLAQNIGNVTLAAAPGKPGVLERVVWQDYENSLMENFDILAKSPLLNPGKPVSSYDPLNPHLEAFWRRKTEHQVF
- a CDS encoding SDR family NAD(P)-dependent oxidoreductase, which gives rise to MFWKNRRVFVTGADGFIGSHLAERLVGLGAEVTALALYNSFDANGWLDDSSVAVRESMTVVRGDIRDPHQMAGLCKGQDVVMHLAALIAIPYSYDAPSSYVQTNVQGTVNILQGALRAGVTRVVNTSTSEVYGTAQFTPINEDHPLQGQSPYSASKIAADMMVDSFARSFDLPVVTLRPFNTYGPRQSERAVISTVIRQALDPSCGAIRVGELTPTRDFNFVDDTVSAFLAAAQLDGGHTGQAFNAGSGRMVSIADMVTMVGHITGCDKPVIQEEHRKRPAKSEVMALMADASRFTAASDWISSVSLEEGLSKTIEWWKSRLDRVRGDAGYMV